One window of the Mycobacterium haemophilum DSM 44634 genome contains the following:
- a CDS encoding proline iminopeptidase-family hydrolase translates to MTISLSTSEGHIDGPLGRTWWRITGELEIGRRSGRTPVVVLHGGPGVPHNYLLRLARLSDRGRAVIHYDQIGSGRSTHLPNTDPEFWTVELFLDELICLLNDLGIADDYYLLGQSWGGMLAAEHALSQSPGLRGMILANTPASMPLWVAGVNQLRSELPAAVQETLSSHESNGTTDSAEYLGAQQVFYDRHVCRMVPNPPELMASFEAVQEDPTVYHAMVGPNEFYITGSLKSWSVVDQLHRITVPTLVVNGRYDEATDLCVAPFLQRIPRVQYAKFEHSSHTPHLEEEELFLDVVNAFLESCDDPRA, encoded by the coding sequence ATGACGATCTCGTTGAGCACGTCGGAGGGTCACATCGATGGCCCCCTGGGACGTACTTGGTGGCGCATCACCGGCGAGCTTGAAATTGGCCGTCGTTCGGGACGAACGCCGGTGGTCGTTCTCCATGGCGGTCCCGGTGTGCCGCACAACTACCTGCTGCGACTCGCCCGGCTGTCCGACCGCGGACGCGCGGTCATCCACTACGACCAGATTGGGTCGGGGCGATCAACCCACCTCCCGAACACCGATCCTGAGTTCTGGACGGTCGAGCTGTTCCTCGACGAGTTGATTTGCTTACTTAACGATCTCGGGATCGCTGATGATTACTACCTGTTAGGTCAGTCCTGGGGCGGGATGCTTGCCGCGGAACACGCACTAAGCCAGTCTCCCGGGCTTCGGGGAATGATTCTCGCTAATACACCTGCGTCGATGCCGTTATGGGTGGCTGGGGTCAACCAGTTGCGGTCCGAACTTCCAGCTGCCGTGCAAGAAACATTGAGCAGCCACGAGAGTAATGGCACAACGGATTCCGCGGAGTATCTCGGCGCCCAGCAGGTGTTCTACGACCGCCATGTGTGCCGAATGGTTCCCAACCCGCCAGAATTGATGGCTAGCTTTGAGGCAGTGCAAGAAGATCCGACTGTCTATCACGCGATGGTGGGGCCCAATGAGTTTTACATCACGGGCTCACTGAAATCGTGGTCAGTGGTCGATCAGCTTCATCGGATCACCGTGCCCACCCTCGTTGTCAATGGGCGCTACGACGAGGCGACTGACCTCTGCGTCGCTCCTTTCCTGCAGCGGATTCCACGAGTCCAGTACGCAAAATTCGAGCATTCCAGCCACACGCCGCATCTAGAGGAAGAGGAATTGTTCCTCGACGTTGTCAACGCGTTTCTCGAATCATGCGACGACCCGAGGGCTTGA
- a CDS encoding PE family protein has translation MSFLSGLSVQPRTLTRAAGALRGIGEDMVASGAEANRVTAAVVAPGGDQVSTEVAACLCAQAADYRRVSDRAAVILEEFVASLSASAEAYSTSETDNSRHVG, from the coding sequence ATGTCGTTTTTGAGCGGTTTGAGCGTTCAACCCAGGACATTGACCAGGGCGGCTGGTGCGTTACGGGGCATTGGTGAAGACATGGTTGCCAGCGGTGCCGAGGCCAACCGGGTGACGGCCGCTGTGGTTGCCCCGGGTGGCGACCAGGTGTCGACGGAGGTGGCGGCGTGTCTTTGCGCGCAGGCGGCGGACTATCGGAGGGTCAGTGACCGGGCCGCAGTGATTTTGGAGGAGTTTGTGGCCTCGCTGTCGGCCTCCGCGGAGGCGTATTCGACCTCCGAGACCGACAACTCTCGACACGTCGGCTGA